A part of Populus alba chromosome 8, ASM523922v2, whole genome shotgun sequence genomic DNA contains:
- the LOC118062554 gene encoding protein SHORT ROOT IN SALT MEDIUM 1 has product MTRWRQKKERSGKEAVIDKELLEAFRCFDWNQTGYIRVEDMRLIIHSLGTFLSHTEIKELVQSALLESNTGREDCILYNKLVRMNHLIL; this is encoded by the exons atgacaagGTGGAGACAGAAGAAAGAGCGGTCTGGGAAGGAGGCTGTGATTGATAAGGAATTATTGGAG GCTTTCAGGTGTTTTGACTGGAATCAAACTGGCTACATCAGG GTTGAAGACATGAGGTTGATTATACACAGCTTGGGGACATTTCTTTCCCACACGGAAATCAAG GAACTTGTGCAAAGTGCTTTGTTGGAGAGCAACACTGGGAGGGAAGACTGCATTCTCTATAATAAGCTGGTCAGAATGAATCATTTGATATTGTAG
- the LOC118062552 gene encoding methyltransferase FGSG_00040 — protein sequence MREEDQLQQPLTPEELMQELRFKATELLLREEWQESVQVYTQFINLCQDQISVKSHQNHPDPDLLTKLQKSLCLALSNRAEALSRLRDLTGALKDCDQALKIESTHFKSLVCKGKILLSLNRYSMALDCFKTAVLDPQASGNLETLNGYVQKCKKLEFQSRTGAFDLSDWILSGFRGKSPELAEYTGPVQIKRSELSGRGLFATKNIDAGTLLLVTKAIATERGILSSEDSGENARLVMWKNFVDKVVDSATKCERTHHLISTLSSGEDEDKLEAPEMSLFRPEAEEIGELNEKLDKVKILNVLDVNSLVEDSVSAKVLGRNSDYYGVGLWVLASFINHSCNPNARRLHVGDHVLVHASRDVKAGEEITFAYFDVLSPLSKRNEMSKTWGFHCSCKRCKFEEEMCSKQEMKEIEIGLERGIDVGSAIFRLEEGMRRWMVRGRGKGYMRASFWAAYFEAYGSEKSVTRWGRRIPAVDIVVDSVAEAVGCDERLLKVFMQAFRGNGVSLVDMEKSLKLGRGVHGKVVKKQQALRSLLDPGTHDA from the coding sequence atgagagaAGAGGACCAACTGCAACAGCCATTAACACCAGAAGAGTTGATGCAAGAGCTCAGATTCAAAGCCACTGAGCTTCTTCTCAGAGAAGAATGGCAAGAATCCGTTCAAGTCTACACCCAGTTCATCAATCTCTGTCAAGACCAGATCTCTGTCAAGTCACATCAAAATCACCCAGACCCAGACCTCCTCACCAAGCTTCAAAAATCCCTCTGCTTAGCCCTGTCAAACCGTGCTGAAGCACTGTCCAGGCTTAGAGATCTCACGGGAGCGCTCAAAGATTGTGATCAAGCATTGAAAATTGAGAGTACACATTTCAAGTCCCTTGTTTGCAAAGGCAAAATCTTGCTTAGTTTGAACAGGTACTCCATGGCCTTGGATTGCTTCAAAACAGCTGTTCTTGATCCACAGGCTAGTGGAAACCTTGAAACTCTGAATGGGTACGTGCAGAAATGCAAGAAACTGGAATTTCAATCGAGGACTGGAGCTTTTGATCTCTCTGATTGGATCCTAAGTGGGTTTCGTGGCAAATCTCCAGAGCTTGCTGAGTACACTGGTCCAGTGCAGATTAAGAGGTCTGAGCTCAGTGGAAGAGGCCTGTTTGCAACCAAGAACATTGATGCAGGGACTTTGCTGTTAGTGACTAAAGCAATTGCCACAGAGAGAGGTATATTATCAAGTGAAGATTCTGGTGAGAATGCACGGTTGGTCATGTGGAAGAATTTTGTTGATAAAGTTGTAGATTCAGCTACGAAGTGTGAAAGAACTCACCATTTGATTAGCACATTGTCAAGTGGTGAAGATGAGGATAAGCTTGAGGCTCCTGAAATGAGTCTATTTAGGCCCGAGGCAGAGGAGATTGGAGAGTTAAATGAGAAGCTTGATAAGGTTAAAATTTTGAACGTATTGGATGTGAATTCTCTTGTTGAGGATTCAGTTTCAGCTAAAGTCTTAGGGAGGAATAGCGATTATTATGGTGTTGGATTATGGGTTCTGGCTTCATTCATTAACCATTCATGTAATCCTAATGCTAGACGCTTGCATGTTGGGGATCATGTGCTAGTTCATGCTTCCAGGGATGTTAAGGCGGGTGAAGAAATCACATTTGCATATTTTGACGTGCTTTCTCCATTAAGCAAGCGAAACGAAATGTCAAAGACATGGGGTTTTCATTGCAGCTGCAAGAGGTgcaaatttgaagaagaaatgtGTTCTAAGCAAGAGATGAAGGAAATAGAGATAGGACTTGAAAGAGGGATAGATGTGGGCAGTGCAATTTTTAGGCTAGAGGAAGGTATGAGAAGATGGATGGTGAGAGGGAGGGGCAAAGGCTATATGAGGGCATCATTTTGGGCTGCATATTTTGAAGCTTATGGCTCTGAGAAATCTGTGACGAGGTGGGGAAGACGAATTCCGGCTGTCGATATAGTAGTGGATAGTGTTGCAGAAGCTGTGGGGTGTGATGAGAGACTACTGAAGGTTTTTATGCAAGCATTTAGAGGAAACGGCGTTAGCTTGGTGGATATGGAGAAATCACTCAAGTTGGGAAGAGGAGTACATGGAAAGGTGGTCAAGAAACAACAAGCCTTGAGGTCCCTCCTTGACCCTGGCACTCATGATGCTTGA